TCTCGTTAGGAAAGGATGTTGGAAGAAAGTTTTTAAAGGAGAAACTATAAACGAAGGAGGTTGGGGATGAAAAATTCCCATGTCTATTGGAATCAGAAGGACGAGACCATGGATGTTTCTGTGAGGGCTTCCCTTCAGTTGTACAGACTAAAGGAATTGGTCTGGTATGTGTATGATCATGTGCCTTTTTATAAAAAAAAGTTTGATGAAAAGGGGGTACATCCGAGAGATATACGTTCTCTTGAGGATATTCGTCTACTGCCGATGACGACAAAAACCGATTTGAGAGATAATTATCCCTATGGGCTTTTTGCTGTTCCTATGGAAAAAATTGTTCGTATTCACGCATCCAGTGGAACGACAGGGAAGCCTACAGTGGTGGGGTATACAGCATCAGATATTGCCCTGTGGTCCGAGGTGATGGCACGATCGCTTGTTTCTGCCGGGGCAACGAAGCATTCTATCATTCAGAATGCGTATGGTTATGGACTTTTTACCGGGGGGTTGGGAGTACACTATGGTGCTGAAAGGATTGGAGCAACCGTTATCCCTATCTCCGGAGGAAATACAGCGAGACAACTTCTAGTTCTTGAAGATTTTGGTCCTGACATAATCACCTGTACCCCTTCGTATTCATTGTATCTCGCAGAAGAAGCGCACAAAAAAGGGCTCAATTTACACAAACTCAATCTCAAGTATGGGCTTTTCGGAGCTGAACCGTGGAGTGAGGCGATGAGGGATGAGATAGAGAGAATGCTTCCTATCAAAGCTATAAATATTTATGGTCTTTCTGAAATCATTGGTCCTGGTGTGGCTTGTGAATGTCTGGAACAAAAAGGGCTCCATATCTATGATGATCATTTTTATCCCGAGATTCTTAATCCTGCTACGGGTGAGCCTGTGGCTCCAGGAGAGCAAGGGGAACTGGTGATAACGACCTTGACAAAGGAGGGTATTCCTCTCATACGCTACCGAACAAGAGATCTCACACGTTTTCTTGTGGGGGAATGTGCTTGTGGTCGAACATATCCAAGGATTGATCGTATTATGGGGAGAACTGATGACATGCTTATTATTCGTGGGGTGAATGTGTTCCCCTCTCAGATTGAAGAGGTACTGGTACAGGTGGAAGAGGCATCCCCTCATTATGTGCTTATTGTGGATAGGGAAAATAACCTTGATGTACTCACGGTAATGGTTGAGGTAAATGACAGAGTGTTTTCCGATGAGATTAAAGGTTTAGAGACGATAGAGCAAAAGATTCGCCATGAGATCCAAAATGTGCTGGGTATTTCTGTGATGGTGAAATTAGTTGAACCTCGAACTATTGAACGTAGTGAAGGCAAAGCAAAACGTATCATTGATAATAGAAAGCTGTAGGAGGGAAGTATGGTAAGGCAGATCTCTGTCTTTTTGGAAAATAAAGAGGGAAGACTCTATGAGGTGACAAAGTTTCTTGCTTCTGAGGGGGTGGATCTGCGAGCGTTGTCTGTTGCAGACACCAAAGACTTTGGGGTATTGAGGCTGATTGTAGATAAGCCTGACAAAGCTCTCAATGCTTTAAAGACAGCAGGATATTCTGTTCGTTTCACTGAGGTGGTGGCGGTGTCTTTGCCAGATCGGCCCGGGGAACTAGCCAATATCCTTGGAATTCTTCATGAGAACAAGGTAAATATCGAGTACATGTATACGCTGGTTTCTTGTTTTGAGAACGAGGTGGTGCTTATTCTTCGATTTGAGGCTCCCGAAGCTGTGGAGAAGCTTCTCCGGAAGCATGGAGTAAAGGTTGTAGGAGAAAAGGATATTGTAAAGTAAAAGTTTTTGGAGCATCTTTCGTAATACCTGGCAAACTCCGAACATGCTTTCCTGTCTTTAAAAGAGAATGTCTAACCAAAGTGAAATTTTTTCGTTTTTTATGGAGCTTTTCATTTTCGTAAGGATGTGTTAAGAAAATGCTGCAACCTTGTCCTGTGTCTCGAAAAAAGGCTTTTTACGTTTATCGTCCTGGAAAATTTCTTACAAGGAAGATATGGGTATTTATATGTTATTAACAAAATATTTCAATAAAATTATATTTCAATAATAGAATATATTGTTGTCTAGAGGGGGAATGAATCATGCGAGAGGTTGTGTTCTGTATTTTGAAGAAATTTCTTTTGTTTTTTTATTTCTCATTTTTTACTTTTTTTGGTAAGTAAAGAGACAATGCCTTCTTTTCCCGTTGCGTCAAATAAAAAAGTACGTGAAATTCGAATCATTGCCTCATAAATAAAAGTACTTGAAAATTTCATGCTGTTTTGTCCGAGTTTTTGTTTCCGTGCTGCCTCAAGAGCCTGGCGGCATAGTTTCGGTTTTTTAAACCTGTTATCCTCACAAAGTAATCCAGTATCTCCTTTTTCTCCTTTTTGCTGGCTTTTTGATACTCTGCTTCGACAAGCTCAGCATATCATTTCGCCGTTTCCCTGTCAATAGGTCTTTTTTCAAACATCGCCAACCCAATTCCGGTTGGCGAGCCTGTCGAGCCACGGTTGGCGAGCTTGTCGAGCCATGAACTGGATTATTTTACACAAATTTAAAGTACTTTTTTATTTTGCAATAGCGTTCCCTTTTCGAGTACTTTTATTATGAAGCAATTCGAATTCTTGACTTTTTTTGGTTTTGGGCTTAAAGTATATAAACAGGAGTTTCTATGGGAGAATTAAAAAATATCCTTGAAGATATCGTGTGGCGGATGATTGAGGAGATTGAAGAGAGCAAAGAAGGCAGGCTTTCTCACGAACAAAAGATAGAAATGGCTGCCTATGTCCTCAATAGGATGCGACCCCTTTATACAACAAGTGGACGGGGTTTTGTGTACATGTTGCAAAAATATGATAGTGATCCTCAGTTTTTGGCTGATATCTTGGTTTTGATTTCTCAAGCCTTGAAGATTGTTTCACGTTCTGTGGAGAAGGGTCAAGAAACAATACAAAATCTGGATGTTGGTCAGTGGTATTATTTTTTCCCGAGGATCTATGGTCGTGTGCTGGATGGACGTACGATGGCCCCGATTGAAGAGGGAGAGGTGATACTTTTGCGTGATGGCAGCATTCAGCCCAGTTATTATGCCAAGTGGTATAATCCGTATCATATTCGATCGGATGAGGGTGGGTGGTATGCTTTTGCCCCCATGCCACTTGTAGCCAGTGAACAGAAAACACAGGAGTTTACGTTTGTGCTTCGAGTGAGTACATCGCTTTGCAAACATGAGTATTCTTTTGTTTTAAAAGTGGTGCCCCGGGATTGGACGGGGGAGGAAGACGAGGTTTTTTCTGAGATTTTTGAAGTGCCTGATATTTATATATAGGAGTTTTTCATGCAAAAGATGGTAAATCCATGGATTTTGATTGGGCTCATGGTAGTCATCTTTATGGCGGTTATTTTGGTACCACAATCTCTCTGGGTGTTTTTTTCTCTGAGGTTTTAAGGTATGCCCGAAGATGTAACCTTTTTTTCCAAGGAAGAAATTACCTGTCCTGTGTGTGGAACCAATTTTCACAGAGAAGAACTCCTGACCGGGCGGGGAAGGTTAAATGCAGGAAAGCTTACAGAAGAACTTCGACGCCTTTATATTCCAACTCAGAAATATGGTGCGATTAATCCTTTAATTTATCCAGTTACGGTATGTCCTAATTGTTTATTTGCCTCAGCGGATGAAGATTTTGAAAAATTACCGCCGAAAATGGTGTCTAAAGTAGCAGAGTATCGAGATGTTCGTGCCAAGTATATAGTGAAAATTTTTGGGCGTATCCCTGATTATACCATGAAACGGGATCTGGTTGCGGGAACAGCAAGTTATATCCTGGCAATTTCTTCGTATGGTTTTTTTGAACCTCGAAAGTTTTCCCCCACTATTAAGAGAGGGATCTATTCTCTTCGGACGGCCTGGCTTATGCGGGATCTTTATGAGCAGACGAAGGATAATCGCTACCAGGAACTCAGCGAAATCTTTTATAAAAAAGCAGCCGAGTTTTATGAGCTGGCCATGGATCGTCAGGCAAAGGCAATCGAGCCGCTGGAGTCTTGCAAAAATTTAGGACCGGATACGGATCACAATTATGGGTATCAGGGGGTTTTGTATATTTTAGGGATGTTAAAATATAAAATGAGTGTTTTTATAGAAGATCCTTACGAAAAAATCAAGGTATATGAAGAAGTAAAACGAATTTTGAGTAAGGTCTACGGTCTAGGCAAGAAGAAAAAAGACACCCCAGAAATTCTTTTAAACCTTTCCAGAGAGGTAAGAGACAAAATAAACACAGAGCTTACTACCCTTGAAGTGCAGCTTGGGGTTCAGTCGGATCATAGTATGGACGGAGAGGAATGATGAGGTATTGGCTGGTAGGGTGGATGCTTTTCTGTTTGATTGGGGGGAGTCTCTTTGCCCAGTCATCAGAGGTTGAGAGATTGTCATTGGCTAGACAGGCATATGAAAATGAGTCATATCTGGAGGCACTTGATTATATTAGAACGATACTCAGGAATAATCCTTCGTATGGAGATGCTTATCGGTATCTTGCGATGGTGCATTATGCCCTTCAGCAATATGCTGAAGCTGCAAATGCAGCGGAACAGGCTTTGCGTTATAACCGCCAGGATACCGAGAGTATGATTCTTCTGGCCAATAGTTATCGGGAGATGAAAGAATATACAAAGGCGGAGAAGCTTTATCAGGATATTTTGAAACAGTATCCGGCATTAGCGGCGGCTCACCGTGAACTTAGTCTGTTGTATGTGCTCCAGAATCGGCTTTCTCTCGCTTATCAGTCTGTGCAACGTGCTCTAAGGTACGATGTTGATGATTGGCAGAATTTTCTCATCCTGGGGAGGTATTATCAAGCAAAAGGGGACAATAAAAATGCAGAGGCAGCCTTTGCAAAGGCTTTGCAGATGGAACCTCGGAAAAGAGAGACACACTTTGCTCTGGGGGATTTTTATTTTCGTACAGGTCAGTATGAAAAAGCAGTTCAGGTACTGAAAGGGGCAATTGAGCTTTTTGACCATTTTGTTTCGGGGAGGGCTGTCCTGGCAGATGCTTTTCTTGCTCTAGGTCTGTTTTCTGATGCCTTGGTTCAGTACGAGTGGCTTGAGAAAGAAAAGGTTTACCATGCTCCTACAGAGGAAGCTCTTCTTGCATACAAAATGGCTTTAGCTTATGGGGTGAAAGATAAAGAAAAGGCTTTGAGTTATTACCAGAGGGTGCAGAAGCTTGCTCCAAAGGATCAGTTCTACGAGTTGGGATATCAAACATACCTTATTCAAAATCAAGAAGTGACA
This sequence is a window from Thermospira aquatica. Protein-coding genes within it:
- a CDS encoding phenylacetate--CoA ligase family protein, with the protein product MKNSHVYWNQKDETMDVSVRASLQLYRLKELVWYVYDHVPFYKKKFDEKGVHPRDIRSLEDIRLLPMTTKTDLRDNYPYGLFAVPMEKIVRIHASSGTTGKPTVVGYTASDIALWSEVMARSLVSAGATKHSIIQNAYGYGLFTGGLGVHYGAERIGATVIPISGGNTARQLLVLEDFGPDIITCTPSYSLYLAEEAHKKGLNLHKLNLKYGLFGAEPWSEAMRDEIERMLPIKAINIYGLSEIIGPGVACECLEQKGLHIYDDHFYPEILNPATGEPVAPGEQGELVITTLTKEGIPLIRYRTRDLTRFLVGECACGRTYPRIDRIMGRTDDMLIIRGVNVFPSQIEEVLVQVEEASPHYVLIVDRENNLDVLTVMVEVNDRVFSDEIKGLETIEQKIRHEIQNVLGISVMVKLVEPRTIERSEGKAKRIIDNRKL
- a CDS encoding amino acid-binding protein yields the protein MVRQISVFLENKEGRLYEVTKFLASEGVDLRALSVADTKDFGVLRLIVDKPDKALNALKTAGYSVRFTEVVAVSLPDRPGELANILGILHENKVNIEYMYTLVSCFENEVVLILRFEAPEAVEKLLRKHGVKVVGEKDIVK
- a CDS encoding late competence development ComFB family protein; protein product: MGELKNILEDIVWRMIEEIEESKEGRLSHEQKIEMAAYVLNRMRPLYTTSGRGFVYMLQKYDSDPQFLADILVLISQALKIVSRSVEKGQETIQNLDVGQWYYFFPRIYGRVLDGRTMAPIEEGEVILLRDGSIQPSYYAKWYNPYHIRSDEGGWYAFAPMPLVASEQKTQEFTFVLRVSTSLCKHEYSFVLKVVPRDWTGEEDEVFSEIFEVPDIYI
- a CDS encoding DUF2225 domain-containing protein yields the protein MPEDVTFFSKEEITCPVCGTNFHREELLTGRGRLNAGKLTEELRRLYIPTQKYGAINPLIYPVTVCPNCLFASADEDFEKLPPKMVSKVAEYRDVRAKYIVKIFGRIPDYTMKRDLVAGTASYILAISSYGFFEPRKFSPTIKRGIYSLRTAWLMRDLYEQTKDNRYQELSEIFYKKAAEFYELAMDRQAKAIEPLESCKNLGPDTDHNYGYQGVLYILGMLKYKMSVFIEDPYEKIKVYEEVKRILSKVYGLGKKKKDTPEILLNLSREVRDKINTELTTLEVQLGVQSDHSMDGEE
- a CDS encoding tetratricopeptide repeat protein, which encodes MRYWLVGWMLFCLIGGSLFAQSSEVERLSLARQAYENESYLEALDYIRTILRNNPSYGDAYRYLAMVHYALQQYAEAANAAEQALRYNRQDTESMILLANSYREMKEYTKAEKLYQDILKQYPALAAAHRELSLLYVLQNRLSLAYQSVQRALRYDVDDWQNFLILGRYYQAKGDNKNAEAAFAKALQMEPRKRETHFALGDFYFRTGQYEKAVQVLKGAIELFDHFVSGRAVLADAFLALGLFSDALVQYEWLEKEKVYHAPTEEALLAYKMALAYGVKDKEKALSYYQRVQKLAPKDQFYELGYQTYLIQNQEVTNDVRQNEALKVYAQAQRVKLQGDLKLFFVLLRKALLLDPYLKNARMDLIEFYESRGMWSEAYEELQILKRFHYDLKIRDKLARYDWEIARKNIVINKPIMHQYKGYVIFDSDFLNMAEVGQHLLLEYSGFFLKFKFSGGDFRKVESTKELLSLLRAKGYDFFVRVKLHPSRNQVQVEVVDGNASTLAEQVFPFDQKTMRDTVWRIVTWMDGVFPDIYLLKVEQTRRQYVLAAGSLQGVKAGETWIGFERRSLQSVLRLNVKSVNKNESVLEAVMPGSNLDYPEKEDLYFIREKDFTQKDLTKLKFILGY